The following proteins are encoded in a genomic region of Gemmatimonadaceae bacterium:
- a CDS encoding Rrf2 family transcriptional regulator, with the protein MRITTWAEYGVICALHLAKRASTGPVTGRDIAAQERLPADYVEQILLRLRRAGVITSTRGARGGYMLSRPPEEISIRAVIHASELETFDLHCVSHPVETDRCSASHSCSIRPVWVLLQTKIDAVLESVCIADLLHDEPAVRERVGLPILEHV; encoded by the coding sequence ATGCGCATTACGACATGGGCCGAGTACGGCGTCATCTGCGCGCTCCATCTCGCGAAGCGCGCCAGCACCGGTCCGGTAACGGGCCGCGACATCGCTGCCCAGGAGCGCCTCCCGGCGGACTACGTCGAGCAGATCCTGCTGCGCCTCCGGCGCGCGGGCGTAATTACGAGCACGCGCGGCGCGCGCGGCGGCTACATGCTGTCGAGGCCTCCGGAAGAGATCTCGATTCGCGCCGTCATCCACGCGTCGGAGCTCGAGACGTTCGATCTCCACTGCGTGAGTCATCCGGTGGAGACCGACCGGTGCTCGGCGTCGCACAGCTGCAGCATCAGACCGGTGTGGGTTCTGCTCCAGACCAAGATTGACGCTGTGCTGGAGAGCGTCTGCATCGCCGATCTGCTGCACGACGAGCCGGCGGTGCGGGAGCGGGTGGGACTTCCGATCCTCGAGCACGTATAG
- a CDS encoding aspartate ammonia-lyase, whose amino-acid sequence MTDNTRMEKDPLGQLPVPSDALYGVQTLRAVQNFPISGLKPLPSFVDATVRIKRAAAVTHKKTGRLDARLADAIIQAADEVLSGQHREHFVVDPYQAGAGTSHNMNCNEVLANRANEILGGNRGEYKPVHPNDHVNMAQSTNDVIPTAIRVASVTELPNLKKAFDNLIAALEAKGREFDDVIKSGRTHLQDAMPIRLGQEFTAYAGTLRRGLQRVEEAANYLRDLGIGGSAVGTGVNVEPEYPAIMVRELAASTGVELREGKDRIQLMQSMGDAAAFSAQLRVLALDLSKIASDLRLLASGPRTGFDEVRLPAVQPGSSIMPGKVNPSIAEMVNQVCFQVVGNDACVSVSAEHGQLELNVMMPVIAHNILFSMRILTNAAETFAERCVKGIEANAEQCAYWVERSAALATALAPQIGYAKAAEISKQSVKENVLIRELVKREHILPDAEIDEALDLRKMTEIGVPGGAHGGASAG is encoded by the coding sequence ATGACCGATAACACAAGAATGGAAAAGGACCCGCTCGGCCAGCTGCCGGTCCCATCCGATGCCCTGTATGGCGTGCAGACACTTCGCGCCGTGCAGAATTTCCCGATCAGCGGACTGAAGCCGCTGCCATCCTTCGTTGACGCCACCGTTCGGATCAAGCGGGCCGCGGCGGTGACGCACAAGAAAACCGGCCGGCTCGACGCGCGCCTGGCCGACGCCATCATCCAGGCGGCGGATGAGGTTCTCTCCGGGCAGCATCGCGAGCACTTCGTGGTGGATCCGTATCAGGCCGGCGCCGGCACTTCGCACAACATGAACTGCAACGAAGTGCTGGCGAACCGTGCCAACGAGATACTCGGCGGCAATCGCGGCGAGTACAAGCCGGTGCATCCGAACGATCACGTCAACATGGCGCAGTCCACCAACGACGTGATTCCGACCGCGATCCGTGTGGCGTCCGTCACCGAGCTGCCGAATCTGAAGAAGGCATTCGACAATCTCATCGCGGCGCTCGAGGCGAAGGGACGCGAGTTCGACGACGTCATCAAGTCCGGCCGCACGCACCTGCAGGACGCGATGCCCATCCGCCTTGGCCAGGAGTTCACCGCATATGCGGGCACGCTGCGTCGCGGCCTGCAGAGAGTGGAGGAAGCGGCCAACTATCTTCGCGACCTGGGAATCGGCGGCAGCGCCGTCGGGACCGGCGTGAACGTCGAGCCGGAATACCCCGCGATCATGGTGCGCGAGCTGGCCGCCTCGACGGGGGTCGAGCTCCGCGAAGGGAAGGACCGCATCCAGCTCATGCAGAGCATGGGCGACGCTGCGGCATTCAGCGCGCAGCTCAGGGTGCTGGCGCTCGATCTGAGCAAGATCGCGAGCGATCTCCGGCTTCTCGCGAGCGGGCCACGCACCGGGTTCGACGAGGTGCGCCTCCCGGCGGTTCAGCCCGGCTCGTCCATCATGCCGGGAAAGGTGAATCCCTCCATCGCCGAGATGGTGAACCAGGTCTGCTTCCAGGTCGTGGGCAACGATGCCTGCGTGTCGGTTTCGGCCGAGCATGGTCAGCTCGAACTGAACGTGATGATGCCGGTGATCGCCCACAACATCCTGTTCTCGATGCGCATTCTCACCAATGCAGCCGAAACGTTCGCGGAGCGTTGCGTGAAGGGGATCGAGGCGAACGCGGAGCAGTGCGCGTACTGGGTGGAGCGCTCAGCCGCGCTCGCGACGGCGCTGGCGCCGCAGATCGGCTATGCAAAGGCCGCCGAGATCAGCAAGCAATCGGTGAAGGAGAACGTCCTGATCCGCGAGCTGGTGAAGCGGGAGCACATTCTGCCCGACGCGGAGATTGACGAAGCGCTCGACCTTCGGAAGATGACGGAGATCGGCGTGCCGGGCGGGGCGCACGGCGGAGCGTCCGCCGGCTGA
- a CDS encoding dihydrolipoamide acetyltransferase family protein, giving the protein MALVDIIMPQMGESIAEGTLSKWLKKVGDEVRRDEPIFEISTDKVDAEIPASSAGVITEIIVKEGETVAVQTVVARLETEKGAATAAAASAPAAVSSQASAGAPPPKSESTPATATVQKQSAAPAPASPRGNGDSFEERVRTRSSPLVRRIAAEHGLDIGALQGTGVAGRVTRKDIVGFIESGAAQPTGRTASMHAPGGVPFEVPYAPLPEPWPGDTVEQMSKMRGLISDHMVASRRTSAHVTSFMEVDLSRVARIRSRKRAEFEASTGHKLTYLPFIISSVVKGIKAFPIMNSSVAGRNIIYRKPINIGVAVALDWGLIVPVIKHAEDLSLGGLTKTLNDLASRARAKKLSPEEVQDGTFTITNPGVFGSLMGAPIINQPQVAIMGIGAIEKRPKVIPGADGEDTIAIRTCCYFSISFDHRIIDGAVADQFLAFVKKTLEEFPESGV; this is encoded by the coding sequence GTGGCGCTCGTAGACATAATCATGCCCCAGATGGGTGAATCCATCGCGGAGGGCACTCTCTCGAAGTGGCTCAAGAAGGTCGGCGATGAGGTCAGGCGCGACGAGCCGATCTTCGAGATTTCGACCGACAAGGTGGATGCGGAGATTCCGGCGTCGTCGGCCGGTGTGATCACCGAGATCATCGTCAAGGAAGGCGAGACGGTCGCGGTGCAGACTGTGGTTGCGCGGCTGGAGACGGAGAAGGGTGCCGCGACGGCAGCTGCGGCCTCGGCGCCGGCAGCTGTTTCATCGCAGGCATCCGCTGGGGCCCCCCCCCCGAAGAGCGAATCTACGCCCGCGACTGCAACAGTGCAGAAGCAATCCGCCGCCCCTGCGCCCGCATCCCCGCGCGGTAACGGCGACTCCTTCGAGGAGCGCGTTCGCACGCGCTCGTCACCGCTCGTCCGCAGGATCGCAGCCGAGCACGGTCTCGATATCGGCGCCCTTCAGGGCACCGGGGTCGCCGGGCGTGTAACACGCAAGGATATCGTCGGATTCATCGAGTCCGGTGCGGCGCAGCCGACCGGGCGCACGGCGTCCATGCACGCCCCCGGCGGCGTGCCCTTCGAAGTGCCGTACGCCCCGCTCCCCGAGCCATGGCCCGGGGACACGGTCGAGCAGATGTCGAAGATGCGCGGACTCATCAGCGATCACATGGTCGCGTCCCGTCGCACATCCGCGCACGTCACGTCCTTCATGGAAGTGGACCTCAGCCGTGTCGCGCGTATTCGCTCGCGCAAGCGGGCGGAGTTCGAGGCGTCCACCGGCCATAAGCTGACCTACCTGCCTTTCATCATCAGCAGCGTCGTGAAGGGAATCAAGGCATTCCCGATCATGAACTCGTCGGTGGCGGGCAGAAACATCATCTATCGCAAGCCGATCAACATCGGGGTCGCGGTCGCGCTCGACTGGGGGCTCATCGTTCCGGTCATCAAACACGCCGAGGACCTTTCGCTCGGCGGACTCACGAAGACTCTGAACGACCTCGCGTCGCGCGCGCGCGCCAAGAAGCTGTCGCCGGAAGAGGTGCAGGACGGCACTTTCACGATCACGAATCCCGGAGTATTCGGATCGCTGATGGGCGCGCCGATCATCAACCAGCCGCAGGTCGCGATCATGGGGATCGGCGCCATCGAGAAGCGCCCCAAGGTGATCCCCGGTGCCGACGGCGAAGACACGATTGCGATCCGCACGTGCTGCTACTTCTCGATTTCGTTCGATCACCGCATCATTGATGGTGCGGTCGCCGACCAGTTCCTCGCCTTCGTCAAGAAGACGCTCGAGGAATTCCCCGAGAGCGGAGTCTGA
- a CDS encoding PHP domain-containing protein: MPDGATARPPGEVDLHMHSTASDGALAPAKVVDAARAVGLSAIALTDHDTLAGVAEAETAAAPFGIRVVTGVELSAHDGAKEIHLLALHVSRPSVIESRLSGFRDARETRARDIVDKLRRLGVNVDLQAVMEEAAGGAVGRPHVARALIRGGHVRDTREAFDRFLGAGRPGFMPKARLDVSEAITLAHSAGAIAIWAHPGQEGRRERLEPLVSHGLDGVEVRHPSHNAEDIKRLGALCDFFGLVPSGGSDWHGSGEGQRTIGCMHIPPAWLYQQDVVVARRAAEEVA, from the coding sequence ATGCCTGATGGCGCGACCGCGAGGCCGCCGGGCGAGGTCGATCTGCACATGCATTCGACCGCATCGGACGGTGCACTCGCTCCCGCCAAAGTCGTGGATGCGGCCCGCGCCGTCGGCCTTTCGGCCATCGCGCTGACCGATCACGATACGCTCGCCGGCGTCGCCGAAGCCGAGACCGCCGCTGCCCCGTTCGGGATTCGCGTCGTCACCGGCGTGGAACTGAGCGCGCACGACGGAGCGAAGGAGATTCATCTGCTCGCCTTGCATGTATCGCGGCCCTCGGTGATCGAGTCGCGGCTCTCCGGATTTCGGGACGCGCGCGAAACACGCGCACGCGACATCGTGGACAAGCTTCGCCGCCTCGGCGTGAACGTGGACCTGCAGGCGGTGATGGAAGAGGCGGCCGGCGGCGCCGTCGGGAGACCACACGTTGCGCGCGCGCTCATCCGCGGAGGACATGTCCGGGATACGCGCGAAGCGTTCGATCGATTCCTCGGAGCGGGCCGGCCCGGGTTCATGCCCAAGGCGCGTCTCGACGTGAGTGAGGCGATCACACTCGCGCACTCGGCCGGCGCGATTGCGATCTGGGCGCATCCGGGGCAGGAAGGGCGAAGGGAGCGGCTCGAGCCGCTCGTGAGCCATGGCCTCGACGGCGTCGAGGTCCGGCACCCGAGTCACAACGCCGAAGACATCAAGCGGCTCGGTGCGTTGTGCGATTTCTTCGGCCTCGTTCCCAGCGGGGGATCGGACTGGCACGGGTCGGGCGAAGGCCAGCGCACGATCGGTTGCATGCACATTCCCCCCGCGTGGCTGTATCAGCAGGACGTGGTCGTCGCCAGACGGGCGGCCGAGGAGGTCGCGTGA
- the trxB gene encoding thioredoxin-disulfide reductase: MSESRDYDLIIVGAGPAGMTAALYAGRSMLKTVVLERGASGGELLNTEVIEDYPGFEHIEGWDLAQKFESHAKKFGAEFQQETVITLEKLEDGMFEATTDSGAIYRSKTAIITSGGTPIKLNVPGEMEYAGKGVSYCAICDGAFFRGHTIAVVGGGDAAVEESAFLTRYAEKVYLIHRRYELRASKILQKRLFENPKIEVIWNSMVERIEGDAQGLMNNVVLRDVNTHETRDLTATGIFIFIGFRPNTGIIKGHADHDEMGYLRTDMNMETSIKGLFAAGDVRVQLTRQVTTAAGDGTTAAIAAEKYLVAMRSAGDEPEIVATGGYAV, from the coding sequence TTGTCCGAAAGCCGTGACTATGATCTGATAATCGTTGGCGCCGGCCCTGCCGGCATGACTGCCGCGCTTTACGCCGGCCGGTCCATGCTGAAGACTGTGGTGCTCGAACGCGGCGCGTCCGGAGGTGAGCTCCTCAATACAGAGGTCATCGAGGACTATCCCGGATTCGAGCATATCGAAGGCTGGGACCTGGCGCAGAAGTTCGAGAGCCACGCGAAGAAATTCGGAGCCGAGTTCCAGCAGGAAACGGTGATCACGCTCGAGAAGCTGGAAGACGGTATGTTCGAGGCGACCACCGACAGCGGCGCGATCTACCGCTCGAAGACTGCGATCATCACCTCCGGCGGCACGCCGATCAAGCTCAACGTCCCAGGCGAGATGGAATATGCCGGCAAGGGAGTGAGCTACTGCGCGATCTGCGACGGCGCGTTCTTCCGCGGACACACGATCGCCGTCGTTGGCGGCGGTGACGCGGCCGTCGAGGAGAGTGCTTTCCTCACGCGCTACGCCGAAAAAGTCTACCTCATCCACCGCCGCTACGAGCTTCGCGCCTCGAAGATTCTCCAGAAGCGTCTGTTCGAGAATCCGAAGATCGAGGTCATCTGGAACTCGATGGTGGAGAGGATCGAGGGCGACGCGCAGGGGCTGATGAACAACGTCGTGCTGCGCGACGTGAACACGCACGAGACGCGCGATCTCACCGCCACCGGAATCTTCATCTTCATCGGCTTCCGCCCGAATACCGGAATCATCAAGGGACACGCCGATCACGACGAGATGGGATATCTCCGCACCGACATGAACATGGAGACATCCATCAAGGGTCTCTTCGCTGCCGGGGACGTGCGCGTTCAGCTGACGCGCCAGGTAACCACCGCGGCGGGCGACGGAACGACCGCCGCGATCGCCGCGGAGAAATATCTTGTGGCCATGCGGTCCGCCGGTGACGAGCCGGAGATAGTGGCTACCGGGGGCTACGCGGTTTGA
- a CDS encoding SDR family oxidoreductase produces the protein MKLDGRIAIVTGGGHRVGRVLAVALGRERMTVAVHYNSAASGAIETVRLIEAEGGKGATFKCDLSTHDGPAELIRAVVSSLGIPHVVINSAAVMTRQAFGQISMEDWDRTMNLNLRAPFFVSQAAAAAMADGGAIVNISDLAAFENWPGYVPHSISKAGVVKMTRALARVLAPAIRVNAIAPGAVLLPDEWDESAGKRLADTTPLQRLGNPQDVVNAMLYLLRSDFVTGETLIVDGGRHIRK, from the coding sequence GTGAAGCTCGACGGCCGCATCGCGATCGTGACCGGCGGCGGTCATCGCGTCGGACGCGTGCTTGCGGTCGCGCTCGGCCGCGAGCGGATGACAGTCGCCGTTCATTACAACTCGGCCGCGTCCGGCGCTATCGAGACGGTGAGGCTGATCGAGGCGGAGGGAGGGAAGGGCGCGACGTTTAAATGCGACCTGTCCACGCATGACGGACCGGCGGAGCTGATTCGCGCGGTTGTGTCGTCGCTCGGCATTCCGCACGTGGTGATCAATTCGGCGGCGGTCATGACACGGCAGGCGTTCGGTCAGATTTCGATGGAGGATTGGGACAGGACGATGAATCTCAATCTTCGCGCTCCATTCTTCGTCAGCCAGGCGGCCGCGGCGGCGATGGCCGATGGGGGCGCCATCGTGAACATTTCCGACCTCGCGGCGTTCGAGAACTGGCCCGGCTATGTGCCGCACTCGATATCCAAGGCGGGTGTGGTGAAAATGACGCGGGCGCTTGCCCGCGTGCTCGCGCCAGCGATCCGGGTGAACGCGATCGCGCCCGGCGCCGTGTTGCTCCCCGACGAGTGGGACGAATCTGCCGGGAAGCGTCTCGCCGATACGACACCGCTTCAGCGACTGGGGAATCCGCAGGACGTGGTCAACGCGATGCTGTATCTGCTGCGCTCCGATTTCGTGACCGGCGAGACCCTCATCGTGGACGGCGGGCGGCACATCCGCAAATGA
- the smpB gene encoding SsrA-binding protein SmpB — MAEITEKPERQSIARNKRAKHDYHILDTWEAGIVLTGSEVKSLRNGKANISDAYGIVKDGEVHLLNLHIAPYEQASHFNHEPTRTRKLLLHKREIRKMIGSVERQGLTLVPLELYFRKGKAKVVIGLGRGKKLYDKRADEKRRDDERDMQRAVRTR, encoded by the coding sequence ATGGCAGAGATAACGGAGAAGCCGGAGCGTCAGTCCATCGCGCGGAACAAGCGCGCGAAACACGACTATCACATCCTCGACACGTGGGAAGCGGGAATAGTGCTGACGGGCAGTGAAGTGAAGTCGTTGCGCAACGGCAAGGCGAACATCTCCGACGCCTATGGCATCGTGAAGGATGGCGAAGTGCATCTCCTCAATCTGCACATCGCGCCGTACGAGCAGGCGAGTCATTTCAATCACGAGCCCACACGCACGCGCAAGCTGCTGCTGCACAAGCGCGAGATCCGGAAGATGATCGGGTCGGTGGAGAGGCAGGGCCTCACGCTCGTGCCGCTGGAGCTCTACTTCAGGAAAGGGAAGGCGAAGGTGGTCATTGGTCTCGGGCGCGGAAAGAAGCTCTACGACAAGCGTGCGGACGAGAAGCGCCGTGATGACGAGCGCGACATGCAGCGGGCCGTAAGAACGCGATGA
- a CDS encoding MBL fold metallo-hydrolase — translation MIVTRITIGAFQENCYIVGDPDGDTVAIVDPGSEGERIIAVVEKMGKTPEAIWITHAHVDHIGAIAPLKRRWDVPVWLHPLDQPLYRVGGRQAQLYGIPYDEPPTPDREFADGGTVTLGELELTVMHAPGHSPGHVVLHGHGHALVGDCLFAGSIGRTDLPFSNPAHLETSLRRIAALPTETVVWPGHGDSTTIGEERVSNPFLNGSARIVRAQ, via the coding sequence TTGATCGTCACGCGGATCACAATCGGCGCGTTTCAGGAGAACTGCTACATCGTCGGGGATCCCGACGGCGACACTGTCGCGATCGTGGATCCCGGCAGCGAAGGTGAGCGCATCATCGCTGTGGTCGAGAAGATGGGAAAAACGCCCGAGGCGATCTGGATCACGCACGCCCACGTGGATCACATCGGCGCCATTGCGCCTCTGAAACGGCGCTGGGACGTTCCCGTATGGCTCCATCCGCTCGACCAGCCGTTGTACCGGGTCGGTGGGAGGCAGGCGCAGCTCTACGGCATTCCATATGACGAGCCACCGACGCCTGACCGCGAATTCGCGGACGGCGGGACGGTGACGCTCGGCGAACTCGAGCTCACGGTCATGCATGCGCCCGGGCACTCCCCCGGCCACGTCGTCCTCCACGGACACGGGCATGCGCTCGTCGGTGACTGTCTTTTCGCGGGCTCCATCGGAAGAACGGATCTGCCGTTCTCCAACCCGGCGCATCTCGAAACGTCGCTCCGCCGGATCGCCGCACTGCCAACTGAAACTGTGGTATGGCCCGGCCACGGCGACAGCACGACGATTGGAGAGGAGCGAGTCTCCAATCCGTTTCTGAACGGCTCGGCGAGAATCGTCCGCGCCCAATGA